A stretch of the Deinococcus betulae genome encodes the following:
- a CDS encoding helix-turn-helix domain-containing protein, whose amino-acid sequence MSRPHPIPRVTLCEIAAEFGLTPSAVHKKAESLGLVLRPQVVLNRRHQTVSAEDAERLRAGYAAFGDTTGWLTGQEAARLLGCCWEVFLRRRKRGEYVIERRRVPGSLGAAWRYHPGQVAAYAAGRPVALDRAPAGTLSTPQLTVRLGVSKNALHNWRKDGLKAGQTKRGYWYWRESDVLAYLTGPLRGLKNPVHQETRYQALARLKAPEQVAA is encoded by the coding sequence ATGAGCCGTCCCCACCCCATCCCGCGCGTGACCCTGTGCGAGATTGCCGCCGAGTTCGGCCTGACCCCCTCTGCCGTTCACAAGAAGGCCGAGAGCCTGGGCCTCGTCCTGCGCCCGCAAGTGGTGCTGAACCGGCGCCACCAGACCGTCAGTGCCGAGGACGCGGAGCGCCTGCGCGCCGGCTACGCGGCGTTTGGGGACACGACCGGCTGGCTGACCGGCCAGGAGGCCGCGCGGCTCCTGGGCTGCTGCTGGGAGGTCTTCCTGCGCCGCCGCAAGCGGGGCGAGTACGTCATCGAGCGCCGCCGGGTGCCGGGCAGCCTGGGCGCCGCCTGGCGCTACCACCCCGGCCAGGTGGCCGCCTACGCCGCTGGGCGCCCCGTGGCCCTGGACCGCGCGCCTGCGGGCACCCTGAGCACCCCGCAGCTCACCGTCCGGCTGGGCGTCTCCAAGAACGCCCTGCACAACTGGCGCAAGGACGGCCTGAAGGCGGGGCAGACCAAGCGCGGGTACTGGTACTGGCGCGAGAGCGACGTGCTGGCTTACCTGACGGGGCCGCTGCGGGGCCTGAAGAACCCCGTGCATCAAGAGACCCGGTATCAGGCCCTGGCGCGGCTCAAGGCGCCCGAGCAGGTGGCGGCGTGA
- a CDS encoding Rha family transcriptional regulator: protein MDIVPITTLRGEPRASSKDLAAALANQHKNVMSLLSDYRTEFEALGILAFQTEEIAGRGQPAKYALLNENQCHFLLTLVRNTDTVVRLKLGLVQAFARARELAAQPVPPALPSDPIELLALSLQGLQQHRQQLAAIEQRLDTAPIRVDSQKRARVHAGCQAFSKVHPRGYSGAYRAFKEAFGFAGAPLAAYDDLPQHRFDEALTWLEVQTRTFSAQRPLLDEASD, encoded by the coding sequence GTGGACATCGTACCCATCACCACCCTGCGCGGCGAACCCCGGGCCAGTTCGAAAGACCTGGCGGCGGCCCTGGCGAATCAGCACAAGAACGTCATGAGCCTCTTGAGCGACTACCGCACCGAATTTGAGGCCCTGGGAATACTCGCGTTTCAAACGGAAGAAATCGCCGGACGCGGCCAGCCCGCCAAATACGCCCTCCTGAACGAAAACCAGTGCCACTTCCTCCTCACCCTCGTGCGCAACACCGACACCGTGGTCCGCCTGAAGCTGGGCCTAGTGCAGGCCTTCGCCCGCGCCCGCGAGCTGGCCGCGCAGCCCGTCCCCCCAGCCCTGCCCAGCGACCCGATTGAACTGCTGGCACTGAGTCTCCAAGGGCTTCAGCAGCACCGTCAGCAACTGGCGGCCATTGAGCAGCGCCTGGACACGGCGCCGATCCGGGTGGACAGCCAGAAGCGTGCCCGCGTGCATGCCGGGTGTCAGGCCTTCAGCAAGGTGCATCCCCGTGGGTACAGCGGGGCGTACCGGGCCTTCAAGGAAGCCTTCGGCTTTGCTGGGGCGCCACTGGCGGCGTATGACGACCTGCCGCAGCACCGTTTTGACGAGGCCCTGACCTGGCTGGAAGTCCAGACCCGCACCTTTAGCGCGCAGCGCCCCCTGCTGGACGAAGCGAGCGACTGA
- a CDS encoding tyrosine-type recombinase/integrase, giving the protein MTLALMQARMNLQANAQQTAGLPSEERRRRALRAIQDRDLDSLWALVLAHLVLHGRRGPKVSAATLEKYRQAYEAYWAWTEQAGVMITRPHADAGLSYIRFLEANGRVRSTVGWHLASCKALYEALRWCTATEADPFRDVRPVADSRAAHKKGKLYSQDQIEALVAVANPEEAVVVLLGADCGLRAGEIMGLQRAHLHLAEQPPVIFVLGKGAKTREVALSRRAEAALRRWLDMTPGWGPALLGATSVKWAETTMQRLCKAAGIEYAGRTVHGLRRTAGTRLYEETLDLLGTRDFLGHSSTAPTEVYVQYARDKKKPANRDW; this is encoded by the coding sequence ATGACCCTCGCCCTGATGCAAGCCCGCATGAACCTGCAGGCCAATGCCCAGCAGACGGCCGGCCTGCCCAGCGAGGAACGACGGCGCCGGGCACTGAGAGCCATTCAGGACCGGGACCTTGACAGTCTCTGGGCCCTGGTCCTCGCGCACCTGGTGTTGCACGGCCGCCGAGGCCCCAAGGTCAGCGCCGCCACCCTGGAGAAGTACCGCCAGGCCTACGAGGCCTACTGGGCCTGGACGGAGCAGGCAGGCGTGATGATCACGCGGCCCCATGCGGACGCCGGCCTGAGCTACATCCGCTTTCTCGAAGCCAACGGGCGAGTTCGAAGCACTGTGGGCTGGCACCTGGCCAGCTGCAAGGCCCTGTACGAAGCGCTGCGCTGGTGCACCGCCACCGAGGCCGATCCCTTCCGCGACGTGCGCCCCGTGGCCGACAGCCGCGCGGCCCACAAGAAGGGCAAGCTCTACAGCCAGGATCAGATTGAAGCCCTGGTGGCCGTCGCCAACCCTGAGGAAGCCGTGGTGGTCCTGCTGGGGGCGGACTGCGGCCTGCGGGCAGGGGAGATCATGGGCCTGCAGCGCGCGCACCTGCACCTGGCCGAGCAGCCGCCTGTGATCTTCGTGCTGGGCAAGGGAGCCAAGACGCGGGAGGTCGCGCTCAGTCGCCGCGCGGAGGCCGCGCTGCGCCGCTGGCTGGACATGACGCCCGGTTGGGGCCCGGCCCTGCTGGGGGCCACGAGCGTGAAGTGGGCGGAGACGACCATGCAGCGCCTGTGCAAGGCGGCGGGCATCGAGTACGCGGGGCGCACCGTGCACGGCCTGCGGCGCACAGCGGGCACTAGGCTCTACGAAGAGACCCTGGATCTGCTGGGCACGCGGGACTTCCTGGGACACAGCAGCACGGCCCCCACGGAGGTCTACGTGCAATACGCGCGGGACAAGAAGAAGCCGGCCAACCGCGACTGGTAG